The following are from one region of the Vulpes vulpes isolate BD-2025 chromosome 14, VulVul3, whole genome shotgun sequence genome:
- the GLRX gene encoding glutaredoxin-1 codes for MAQAFVSSRLQPGKVVVFVKPTCPYCRRAQELLGALPFRPGALEFVDITAAGDTGSIQDYLEKLTGARTVPRVFIGRDCIGGCSDLIEMNQSGELCKRLQQIGALQ; via the exons ATGGCCCAGGCGTTTGTGAGCAGCAGGCTGCAGCCCGGGAAGGTGGTGGTGTTCGTCAAGCCCACCTGCCCCTACTGCCGGAGGGCCCAGGAGCTGCTCGGCGCGCTGCCCTTCAGGCCGGGGGCTCTGGAATTTGTCGACATCACGGCCGCCGGCGACACCGGCAGCATCCAGGACTATCTGGAAAAGCTCACGGGCGCCAGGACG gTGCCTCGGGTCTTTATCGGAAGAGACTGTATCGGTGGCTGCAGCGATCTGATAGAAATGAATCAGAGTGGGGAACTGTGCAAGAGGCTACAGCAGATTGGAGCTCTGCAATAA